One stretch of Brevibacillus laterosporus DNA includes these proteins:
- a CDS encoding VWA domain-containing protein yields the protein MLQCKRVLQCILCVGLLLASLTTGATFGFAQTGGDKMDAVLVVDVSNSMTQSDKNKVSNEAMKMFVDMTSVQGNKIGVIAYTDKIEREKALIEVKTDQDKQQIKSFIDSLQKGPYTDISVGVEEAVKILDAGHDPAHSPIVVLLADGNNFLNKDSNRTQQMSDQKLQDAVKVAKSKGYPIYTIGLNADGQLNRTTLQQIATETNGKFFETSTADKLPQILSEIFANHLKLKVVPVKNLTANGAFQDVTISIPNTNVLEANISIMSTNSVQVKLFDPSGKTVTIPSNQVHFSKSSAYSMIKMLKPQQGDWKLQVKGVAKDKIDINMIFNYDLQLSMEPIPNKTFKVGDDIQIKAELVSNGQKMTSTDLYKSMKAKLLVNDLTDKKTSEIVLTNTGSGFTGNFAVPSSHQYEIKVKAEDSSFYRETQPVTVDATNTGATGTQQPTTAPTGEEKPFPWLIVIAGTLGLILVLAVIFYVLSIWKKANKGFMGQMAIEIYNEDTGEKSSPQYKKLNTFKGKVKLHQLLQLAPEFQETDKIIFVPGKNDTLIILNKSECQIEKAGRVLDASKGRELKKNDRIKVSLSGVNKSVFIDYIV from the coding sequence ATGCTTCAATGTAAGAGAGTGCTTCAGTGTATATTGTGCGTGGGACTTCTGTTGGCTTCTCTAACCACAGGTGCCACGTTTGGGTTTGCACAAACTGGTGGAGACAAAATGGACGCTGTGTTGGTGGTGGACGTCAGCAATTCCATGACTCAAAGTGATAAAAATAAAGTAAGCAATGAAGCGATGAAAATGTTTGTAGATATGACTTCTGTACAGGGGAATAAGATCGGGGTCATCGCTTACACGGATAAAATTGAGCGAGAAAAAGCACTGATTGAAGTTAAAACAGATCAGGACAAGCAACAGATCAAATCTTTTATTGATAGTTTACAAAAAGGTCCTTATACAGATATCTCCGTGGGGGTCGAAGAAGCAGTCAAAATTCTTGATGCAGGACATGACCCTGCGCATTCACCCATAGTCGTGTTGCTAGCAGATGGAAATAATTTTTTAAATAAAGATTCCAACCGTACGCAACAGATGTCTGATCAAAAATTGCAGGATGCTGTGAAAGTGGCAAAAAGTAAAGGATACCCGATATACACTATTGGATTGAATGCAGACGGGCAGTTGAACAGAACGACTCTGCAACAGATTGCGACAGAGACGAATGGTAAATTTTTTGAAACAAGTACAGCTGACAAGCTACCACAAATTTTAAGTGAGATCTTTGCTAATCATTTGAAGCTAAAGGTTGTTCCTGTCAAAAATCTTACTGCTAATGGAGCTTTTCAGGATGTAACGATCTCGATCCCTAATACCAATGTGCTGGAAGCAAATATATCCATTATGTCAACGAATTCGGTTCAGGTAAAGCTGTTTGATCCATCTGGAAAAACCGTAACGATCCCGTCTAATCAGGTGCATTTTTCCAAATCTAGTGCGTATTCTATGATTAAAATGCTGAAGCCCCAACAAGGGGATTGGAAATTGCAGGTAAAAGGGGTAGCTAAGGACAAGATCGATATTAATATGATCTTTAATTATGATTTGCAGCTCTCGATGGAGCCGATACCAAATAAAACATTTAAAGTCGGCGATGATATCCAAATCAAAGCAGAACTGGTCAGTAACGGGCAAAAAATGACCAGCACCGATCTTTATAAAAGCATGAAAGCAAAACTACTTGTTAACGACCTAACAGACAAAAAAACAAGCGAAATCGTACTAACCAATACGGGTAGCGGATTCACTGGGAACTTCGCTGTCCCATCCTCCCATCAATACGAGATTAAGGTAAAAGCGGAGGATAGCAGTTTCTATCGAGAAACACAGCCTGTTACTGTTGATGCAACAAATACAGGGGCAACGGGTACTCAACAGCCGACAACAGCTCCGACAGGGGAAGAAAAGCCTTTTCCGTGGTTAATAGTAATTGCAGGGACTCTTGGTCTTATTTTAGTTCTAGCTGTCATTTTTTACGTACTGTCCATTTGGAAGAAGGCTAACAAAGGATTTATGGGACAGATGGCTATCGAAATTTACAATGAGGATACAGGCGAGAAATCAAGCCCGCAGTATAAAAAACTGAATACTTTTAAAGGAAAGGTCAAATTGCATCAACTGTTGCAGCTGGCCCCAGAGTTTCAGGAGACTGACAAGATCATTTTTGTACCAGGTAAAAATGACACGCTGATCATTTTGAACAAATCTGAATGTCAGATTGAAAAGGCTGGAAGAGTGCTAGATGCAAGTAAAGGAAGGGAATT
- a CDS encoding SH3 domain-containing protein yields MKEFISKLVPVYQRSIWIRNILLVLFLLALVAVGVKIRYSLKKIDLYEQAKAYYTEKNLLAAEESFAKAEAITTIAYGDEVWSTSLSALTSIRQKLESISQQVHFAMRDNDVEEMLDLYTSYHTFKQQSLQEEQVLANFFTQISEGHTIEATLKTYFLSIKEAYTKSVQANLTKKKYSDEGFIHSLVAIPDEFFGGNKQKKQELITLFRSYDQKKFKDITNRSTFEQVIEAAAKSLRAYKQVDIQGDWLIALLERYASSEIKRTIRKDDLDTFITQAKAYRQINDVLTTSSETIGIIDRHLASQIKQAERYTQGNQYNKARDLYQKLSALQDTSQLVAELEEHWTKHDPTRLLKEKYPDKSFDLVVTGEKRWGSRIYVAGFSEADRHLHLAAKMPDDYTPLFLEESFESDIKPKSLSISDILTDKEAPIIIVEAEGKERRSTYYGFVPDLSKKIWVKRFEVAADGFSVEGPGSVVLENAEGRGEYEIATFKLEDKGLEYEEKKVDYLTANPEVDPEAELETKPWSEAESGSEKPSSLHNDATSNPKTDVGAGGSTTESINVYAGPGEEYGIIGQVKKSNSIEGVADQNGWYQISFNGNSGWIRLDQLP; encoded by the coding sequence ATGAAGGAATTTATTAGCAAGCTGGTCCCTGTCTATCAACGGTCAATTTGGATACGTAATATCCTACTAGTCTTGTTCCTACTAGCTTTAGTAGCAGTAGGTGTAAAAATTAGATATAGCCTGAAAAAAATCGATTTATATGAACAAGCAAAAGCGTATTACACAGAAAAAAACTTACTAGCGGCGGAAGAGAGTTTTGCTAAGGCAGAAGCCATTACTACCATTGCTTACGGCGATGAAGTATGGAGCACGTCATTGTCAGCACTAACCTCAATCCGCCAAAAACTAGAATCCATCTCCCAGCAGGTTCATTTTGCTATGCGTGATAATGATGTAGAGGAGATGCTCGATTTATATACGAGCTATCACACGTTTAAGCAGCAATCCCTGCAAGAAGAGCAGGTATTAGCAAATTTTTTCACGCAGATTTCTGAAGGTCATACAATTGAAGCTACTTTAAAAACATACTTCCTTTCTATCAAGGAAGCATATACCAAGTCTGTGCAAGCAAACCTTACAAAAAAAAAATATAGTGATGAAGGTTTTATTCATTCCCTTGTCGCTATTCCCGATGAATTTTTTGGTGGGAATAAACAGAAAAAGCAGGAGCTCATTACCTTATTTCGTTCCTATGATCAGAAGAAATTTAAAGACATAACAAACAGAAGCACCTTTGAACAAGTAATTGAAGCAGCGGCCAAAAGTCTACGTGCCTACAAGCAAGTGGATATACAAGGCGATTGGTTAATCGCTCTACTCGAAAGGTACGCAAGCTCTGAGATCAAGCGGACCATCCGAAAAGATGACCTAGACACATTTATTACGCAGGCAAAGGCCTATCGTCAGATTAATGACGTGCTAACTACTAGCTCTGAAACTATTGGCATCATTGACCGCCACCTCGCCTCTCAGATAAAACAAGCAGAACGATACACACAAGGAAATCAGTATAATAAGGCACGAGACCTGTATCAAAAGCTGAGCGCTCTTCAGGATACATCCCAGCTCGTGGCAGAATTAGAAGAGCACTGGACGAAACATGATCCAACTCGCTTACTGAAAGAGAAATATCCAGATAAATCGTTTGATTTGGTCGTGACTGGCGAAAAACGATGGGGCTCCAGGATTTATGTCGCAGGATTTTCAGAGGCAGATCGACATCTTCATTTGGCAGCAAAAATGCCGGATGATTATACTCCCCTCTTTTTAGAAGAATCATTTGAATCGGACATAAAACCAAAAAGCCTGAGCATTTCGGATATATTAACCGACAAAGAGGCTCCCATCATTATTGTAGAAGCAGAAGGTAAGGAACGCCGCTCTACTTATTATGGATTTGTTCCTGATCTATCAAAAAAAATATGGGTGAAGAGGTTTGAAGTTGCGGCAGATGGATTTTCAGTGGAAGGTCCAGGTTCTGTGGTTCTTGAGAATGCAGAGGGTAGGGGAGAATATGAAATTGCTACTTTTAAGCTAGAAGATAAAGGCCTTGAATATGAAGAGAAAAAAGTAGACTATCTAACAGCAAATCCCGAAGTTGATCCTGAAGCAGAATTGGAAACAAAACCATGGTCGGAAGCGGAGTCTGGATCAGAAAAACCATCCTCTTTACATAATGATGCAACATCAAATCCAAAAACAGACGTAGGAGCAGGTGGGTCTACTACAGAATCCATCAATGTTTACGCTGGTCCTGGAGAAGAGTACGGTATTATTGGTCAAGTCAAAAAGAGCAATTCGATCGAGGGTGTGGCTGATCAAAACGGTTGGTATCAAATCTCATTTAACGGTAATTCTGGCTGGATACGTCTTGATCAATTACCGTAA
- a CDS encoding methyl-accepting chemotaxis protein: MRLFKNVKIRTKLLLIILTSILSFVALSTLGYNGLKKGDEAALGMYEDCLLPIQWLGDLESNFFRVHMDVLEYMITTDEKRNNQLDAIIKELRKENDDLIKKIESTKLPVEEKELYDSFSKNFDQLHDLTSKSILLASQNKNAEAYTYYLSELQPARQEAITSLHKLLTNLQERADKLQKDNYVEANYTILLFAFVALLVVIFISIIGYIISKSIRHPIDLLETDMKQVAQGDLTIRTSYDSNDEMGSIVTSFNGMLENLQELMGKVQATTQTVMTSTDNMLHETQNVSTISSNAVETIDEVNQQVQRQMFSIQESAKAMDEMSTGVQRVAESASTVAELAITTVEQAREGSQVVEQFITQMDTIHDAVEETSAVISRLLTNTQQIDKALLSITDIAEQTNLLALNAAIEAARAGEYGRGFSVVADEVRKLAEESKQSASDINNLVTFIQRDTKDAVHVMEKGQQEAKQGIVTANEAGKTFSAIVQEINEITYQIQEVSATTEEMSAGTEEINASLSEISSTSTQVSGSTDVTVQSVRIQSASTNEMANHSIKMNETVKELEKLLAQFKIHNT, translated from the coding sequence ATGCGGTTATTTAAGAACGTAAAAATAAGAACAAAATTATTACTTATCATCTTAACTTCCATATTATCTTTTGTTGCCTTATCCACACTAGGTTATAACGGGCTTAAAAAGGGAGATGAAGCAGCTTTAGGAATGTATGAAGATTGCTTACTGCCAATACAGTGGTTAGGAGATTTAGAATCTAATTTCTTCAGGGTTCATATGGATGTATTGGAATATATGATTACCACTGATGAAAAAAGAAACAATCAACTTGATGCAATCATTAAGGAATTACGAAAAGAGAATGATGATTTAATCAAAAAAATAGAAAGCACCAAACTTCCAGTGGAAGAAAAAGAATTGTACGATAGTTTTAGCAAAAATTTCGACCAGCTACATGATCTTACAAGCAAATCCATTTTACTAGCTAGTCAAAATAAAAATGCAGAAGCTTATACCTACTATTTGTCTGAACTTCAGCCTGCCAGACAAGAAGCGATTACCTCTCTCCATAAATTACTTACAAATCTGCAAGAAAGAGCAGATAAGCTCCAAAAAGATAATTACGTGGAAGCCAATTATACTATTCTCTTGTTTGCTTTTGTTGCCTTACTAGTTGTTATCTTTATTAGTATTATAGGGTATATCATTAGTAAATCCATTAGGCATCCTATTGATTTACTAGAAACAGATATGAAACAAGTAGCTCAAGGAGATTTAACAATTCGCACCTCTTACGATTCAAACGATGAGATGGGAAGTATTGTTACTTCATTCAATGGTATGTTAGAGAATCTTCAGGAATTGATGGGGAAAGTACAAGCAACAACACAAACGGTAATGACTTCAACAGACAATATGCTACATGAAACACAAAACGTTTCTACTATTTCTAGTAATGCTGTGGAAACAATTGATGAAGTTAACCAGCAAGTACAAAGACAAATGTTTAGTATACAAGAAAGTGCTAAGGCTATGGACGAGATGTCAACTGGGGTACAGAGAGTTGCCGAGTCTGCGTCTACTGTTGCAGAATTAGCAATAACTACAGTGGAGCAGGCAAGAGAGGGTAGCCAAGTAGTGGAACAATTTATTACTCAAATGGATACTATTCATGATGCTGTAGAGGAAACATCGGCTGTTATAAGTCGCTTGCTTACAAATACACAGCAGATTGATAAAGCCTTGTTGTCAATCACAGACATTGCCGAACAGACAAACTTGTTAGCGTTAAATGCTGCGATTGAAGCAGCACGTGCTGGCGAATATGGAAGAGGCTTCTCTGTAGTTGCAGATGAGGTAAGAAAACTGGCGGAGGAATCAAAACAGTCAGCAAGTGATATTAATAATTTGGTTACCTTTATCCAACGAGATACAAAAGACGCGGTACATGTAATGGAGAAAGGTCAACAAGAAGCAAAACAAGGAATAGTAACTGCTAATGAAGCAGGAAAAACGTTCTCTGCAATTGTTCAAGAAATAAATGAAATCACTTATCAGATTCAAGAAGTGTCTGCAACAACAGAAGAAATGTCAGCGGGAACAGAAGAAATAAACGCTTCTTTATCCGAAATATCTTCTACTTCAACACAAGTATCTGGGTCTACAGATGTAACTGTACAATCTGTTCGAATTCAATCGGCTTCAACGAATGAGATGGCGAATCATTCTATTAAAATGAATGAAACAGTAAAAGAATTAGAAAAGCTATTAGCTCAGTTTAAAATTCATAACACATAG
- a CDS encoding distant relative of cell wall-associated hydrolase-like protein, producing MKIKKIILFLAIAALTVSAVPTLTQASQELEEGYLDMSSPEIQAELERKIEETEVARTKALQGKLHSMVAEETSLNDLKKNAPEKYKQIQEEQQKVQALASSGRMGTVGDILITYDNKTSMWRHGHAAIVRKNNDYIVEAWPEEGVRNYKNNWGNRFDSALKLYVKGADDTDYINAQKFAYGEKGKPYKLDVAKHFTSSYYCSKLVWKAWDEQGFDVDADGGFTVTPADIENSKNTVEY from the coding sequence TTGAAAATTAAAAAGATTATTTTGTTCCTTGCAATAGCCGCATTAACTGTTTCTGCAGTTCCAACGCTTACTCAGGCTTCTCAAGAATTAGAAGAAGGCTATCTGGACATGTCCTCACCTGAAATTCAAGCTGAGTTGGAGAGAAAAATTGAAGAGACTGAAGTAGCTAGAACAAAAGCACTGCAAGGCAAACTCCATAGTATGGTAGCAGAAGAAACGAGCCTGAATGATCTGAAAAAAAATGCACCGGAAAAGTATAAGCAAATTCAAGAAGAACAACAGAAGGTACAAGCATTGGCCTCTAGCGGAAGAATGGGTACTGTGGGGGATATATTAATTACATATGATAATAAAACTTCTATGTGGAGACATGGACATGCTGCAATCGTGAGAAAAAATAATGACTACATTGTAGAAGCTTGGCCAGAAGAAGGTGTACGTAACTATAAAAACAACTGGGGAAATCGATTTGATTCAGCACTTAAGTTATACGTCAAAGGTGCTGATGATACAGATTATATCAATGCTCAAAAATTTGCATATGGGGAGAAAGGGAAACCATACAAATTGGATGTAGCCAAACATTTTACATCTTCTTACTATTGTTCTAAATTAGTCTGGAAGGCATGGGATGAACAAGGTTTCGATGTTGATGCAGATGGAGGTTTTACTGTAACTCCAGCAGATATTGAAAATTCAAAAAATACTGTAGAATATTAA
- a CDS encoding TetR/AcrR family transcriptional regulator: protein MNTENKHKLKSQESYKKIIEASFKVFAQHGFDKTSIDLIAKEAGYTKGTFYLHFTSKEEFFLRLMETRLEKYKQQYEPLLNSNDSMENLIKQGIDIFYKVSSEDNWIPIFFEFCANAIRNEKLKEGMSTYYKGWVNLIASVLQKGVMTNQLPKDLNVNEMAAVIIGLLDGRNLQRNFVHNNIDQNKMEQIIKRVIGLPA from the coding sequence ATGAATACAGAAAACAAGCATAAATTAAAAAGCCAAGAATCTTATAAGAAAATTATAGAGGCATCTTTTAAAGTTTTCGCTCAACATGGTTTTGATAAAACTTCAATTGACTTAATAGCAAAAGAGGCAGGATATACAAAAGGAACATTTTATTTACACTTTACCAGCAAAGAGGAGTTTTTTTTGAGACTAATGGAAACCAGGTTAGAGAAATATAAGCAGCAATATGAACCTTTACTAAATTCAAATGATTCAATGGAGAATTTAATTAAACAAGGAATAGATATTTTTTACAAGGTAAGCTCAGAAGACAATTGGATACCTATTTTTTTCGAATTCTGTGCTAATGCGATTAGAAACGAAAAATTAAAGGAAGGAATGTCTACGTACTATAAAGGATGGGTTAATTTAATTGCTTCCGTTCTGCAAAAAGGAGTAATGACTAATCAACTACCTAAAGATTTAAATGTTAACGAAATGGCTGCTGTAATTATTGGGTTACTTGATGGACGAAATTTACAAAGAAATTTTGTTCATAATAACATCGACCAGAATAAAATGGAGCAAATTATAAAACGAGTAATCGGCCTACCAGCATGA
- a CDS encoding DUF4179 domain-containing protein: MTNLDQQIAQALKKVAGELDQPTFVMPDQAVAYKRKRSRLLGTLVFPVSISCALLLTVSVGSYVSPTFAAYVKSLFEGSSDKELQYAAQEGFSQKVNASVTDQGYTVEIKEILADPMRIVAVYSIKDQQNNFIHPDKLDISKVEVTDLKGNVIKETRMYGMDRNDEKYGYLTLKNPGETKEQKLLLQFEGDQIDSVKGNWSLKIPFDLEKSITASKVLPMNETYTTPQGLQINLNSIMYSPTAARVEYETKWTEEAKKRLVQESKQVKGKIASAAPYVRYDDYKLNYHVENEKGEEVKDLTREIATPSKTIDQYGHSIRKYGFAPLSPDHQYTLVLDSLVKTEPYKLDISFEPKQLADKPARVDKDGKTIEIKSVTFDEPLNEASPKDEKHATITLDVYVKGVSYINIGDTIIVDDDTDKIINRFGWTIKDEKGKIYEDTGGNFKMIGKDEQGRNHIRMKLQSYEMKEFPQKLSLTSELAEKRYDLNWRVPLPMPTEDK; encoded by the coding sequence ATGACTAATCTTGACCAACAGATTGCACAAGCTCTAAAAAAAGTAGCTGGGGAATTAGATCAGCCTACTTTTGTGATGCCTGACCAAGCGGTAGCCTATAAAAGAAAAAGGTCGCGTCTACTAGGTACTTTGGTATTTCCAGTCTCAATAAGCTGCGCTCTGCTTTTAACGGTATCGGTGGGTTCATATGTATCACCTACCTTTGCTGCCTATGTTAAATCGTTATTTGAAGGCAGTTCTGATAAAGAACTGCAATATGCAGCACAGGAGGGCTTTTCACAGAAGGTAAATGCCTCTGTTACGGATCAGGGCTATACTGTTGAAATAAAGGAGATATTGGCTGACCCAATGAGAATTGTGGCCGTATATTCGATCAAGGATCAGCAGAATAACTTTATTCATCCGGATAAGCTTGATATAAGTAAAGTAGAGGTAACAGATTTGAAAGGGAATGTAATTAAAGAAACCAGAATGTATGGGATGGATCGTAACGATGAGAAATATGGATATCTCACTCTAAAAAACCCAGGGGAAACAAAAGAACAGAAGCTTTTATTACAGTTCGAGGGAGATCAGATCGACTCTGTTAAGGGGAATTGGTCCTTAAAGATTCCTTTTGATTTAGAAAAATCAATTACGGCTTCAAAGGTGCTACCAATGAATGAGACGTATACCACGCCACAGGGACTGCAAATCAATCTAAACAGTATTATGTATTCACCGACTGCTGCGCGTGTCGAATATGAAACAAAATGGACGGAAGAGGCAAAGAAAAGATTAGTCCAGGAAAGCAAACAAGTGAAAGGAAAAATAGCTTCAGCTGCCCCTTATGTTCGCTATGATGATTATAAATTGAATTATCATGTTGAAAATGAAAAGGGAGAGGAAGTAAAGGATCTAACTAGGGAGATTGCTACTCCAAGCAAGACAATAGATCAATATGGTCATTCTATACGGAAGTACGGATTTGCTCCTCTGTCTCCTGATCATCAATATACACTAGTATTGGATTCCTTAGTAAAAACAGAACCATATAAGCTGGACATATCATTTGAGCCGAAGCAGCTTGCTGATAAACCTGCAAGAGTAGATAAGGATGGCAAAACAATTGAGATTAAGTCAGTAACCTTTGACGAACCTTTAAATGAAGCATCTCCAAAGGATGAGAAGCATGCTACTATTACACTAGATGTTTATGTAAAGGGTGTATCATATATTAATATAGGAGATACGATTATAGTGGATGATGATACAGATAAAATTATTAATCGCTTTGGTTGGACGATAAAAGATGAGAAGGGCAAAATATATGAGGATACAGGTGGAAATTTTAAAATGATAGGAAAGGATGAGCAAGGCAGAAATCATATCCGAATGAAATTGCAGAGTTATGAAATGAAAGAATTCCCGCAAAAGCTCAGCCTTACTTCAGAGTTGGCTGAAAAGCGTTATGACCTGAATTGGAGAGTACCATTGCCTATGCCAACAGAAGACAAATGA
- a CDS encoding RNA polymerase sigma factor, which translates to MKENQHFPEAREGGSVSFEMLVQPHLTTAFRVAFLIVHDYHLAQDAVQEALWEAYQSLYRYDERKGTSFRAWFMKIVTHRALNMVRRKKKTEEYADYIDPGQSPLENILQKETEQQIWRAIQTMKPKHRSAIVLYYYEEFSIAEIAKILGVFEGTVKSRLHKARRLIAEKIQVEKETQVITEMGVIMHD; encoded by the coding sequence GTGAAGGAAAATCAGCATTTTCCAGAAGCTAGAGAAGGAGGGTCAGTTAGTTTTGAAATGCTTGTTCAACCTCACTTAACTACGGCATTTCGAGTCGCTTTTTTGATCGTCCACGATTACCATCTAGCTCAGGATGCCGTTCAAGAAGCACTGTGGGAGGCATATCAATCACTTTATCGGTATGATGAACGAAAAGGGACATCATTTCGAGCGTGGTTTATGAAAATTGTGACGCATCGGGCGCTTAATATGGTGCGTAGAAAGAAAAAAACGGAAGAATACGCAGACTACATTGATCCTGGCCAAAGTCCGTTGGAGAATATTCTCCAAAAGGAGACAGAGCAACAGATTTGGCGAGCGATCCAGACGATGAAGCCGAAGCATCGTTCTGCAATTGTTCTTTACTATTACGAAGAGTTTAGTATAGCTGAAATCGCAAAAATCCTTGGTGTGTTTGAGGGAACGGTAAAGTCAAGGCTACATAAGGCAAGAAGGTTAATCGCTGAAAAAATACAAGTAGAAAAAGAAACACAGGTAATTACCGAGATGGGAGTGATCATGCATGACTAA
- a CDS encoding penicillin-binding protein has translation MKKMTRSTNLAVLLLSTLVFTTSTPPISVSALESSAPATSSLHGPQDSKEVEAFADQILADKMKKFNVNGSNFVVVKDGKVVVNKGYGYADKEKKTPVDKNTVFQIASVSKTFTALAAMQLVEQGKMNLDHDIQEYLGGLKVPNQTGKPLTLNHLLTYTSGVDLPDITTYVSPEFIDKDIPMKEFLVDHMPTVVRTPGEAYTYDNFGYLLAGYAVENVSGIPFAQYMDKKIFKPLGMNSTSARFTPELLARMATHYKPTGEAHETNGHAPTDGPQGSIISTGDDMSKYMIMQLQKGNFENKEIISKKGMDQMHTYQVFAEKSIPMTTVGGFEGYFNNLMNGQHVVLKGGSMPGHQSLMVLLPEKNVGLFMSYNNDTMMSLEVYEAFMDHYYPQKKTPKSTYVPLNEKDAKKYLGIYQNTRLFFLKSKFSYANGNLVMETGTNGKHTLKMINPLLFEDEAGNKLAFKKDHKGNIEYFYYSNPKSLDFVSDAQKIHMKQPFSDVPANSKYKSYIDNLHAFGIMGAKSGNRFDPQGTMTQAEFANTLFRAHGWYGVASVIDENKQKMIEGIPNFDANAPITRQTAAVMIQNLKQVKPTRKITLTGQTDTWAVDAIRALISTGIVDPDTKVNQDGSVDFRSKQPLLRQEASALLDKAFGYYSSL, from the coding sequence ATGAAGAAAATGACTCGAAGCACGAATCTCGCCGTTCTACTATTATCTACGCTCGTTTTCACAACTTCCACACCACCTATTAGCGTATCTGCATTGGAATCATCCGCACCAGCTACTTCTAGCTTACATGGTCCACAAGACTCTAAAGAAGTAGAAGCATTTGCTGATCAAATACTTGCAGATAAAATGAAGAAGTTCAATGTTAATGGCTCTAATTTTGTTGTCGTCAAGGACGGAAAAGTAGTAGTAAACAAAGGCTACGGATATGCAGACAAGGAAAAGAAAACCCCTGTTGATAAAAACACTGTCTTTCAAATCGCTTCTGTTTCAAAAACGTTTACAGCACTAGCCGCGATGCAGCTCGTAGAACAAGGAAAAATGAATCTCGATCATGACATACAAGAGTATCTTGGCGGATTAAAGGTACCGAATCAAACAGGAAAACCACTAACCTTGAATCATCTGCTCACTTATACAAGTGGTGTTGATCTTCCTGATATAACAACATACGTATCGCCTGAATTTATTGATAAAGACATTCCAATGAAAGAGTTTTTGGTTGACCATATGCCAACTGTGGTAAGGACACCTGGAGAAGCTTATACCTATGACAACTTTGGATATTTATTGGCAGGATATGCTGTAGAAAATGTGAGTGGTATACCCTTTGCACAATATATGGATAAGAAGATATTTAAGCCGTTAGGTATGAACTCAACTAGTGCTCGGTTTACACCTGAGCTTCTCGCAAGAATGGCCACCCACTATAAACCTACCGGTGAGGCACATGAGACAAATGGACATGCCCCAACCGATGGACCCCAAGGTAGCATTATATCTACAGGAGATGACATGTCCAAGTATATGATTATGCAGCTACAAAAGGGGAACTTTGAAAACAAAGAAATAATTAGTAAAAAAGGCATGGATCAAATGCACACTTACCAAGTCTTTGCCGAAAAATCAATTCCAATGACAACTGTTGGGGGATTTGAAGGGTACTTTAATAATCTTATGAATGGTCAGCATGTGGTTTTAAAGGGAGGAAGTATGCCTGGACATCAATCCTTGATGGTATTATTGCCTGAGAAGAATGTTGGTCTCTTCATGTCCTACAATAATGATACAATGATGAGCTTGGAAGTGTACGAGGCGTTCATGGATCACTATTACCCTCAGAAAAAAACTCCGAAATCTACCTACGTGCCTCTAAATGAAAAGGACGCTAAAAAGTATCTCGGAATATACCAAAATACGCGCCTATTTTTCTTAAAATCTAAGTTTTCGTATGCAAACGGCAATTTGGTTATGGAAACAGGTACTAATGGTAAGCACACTCTGAAAATGATCAATCCTTTGTTATTTGAAGATGAAGCCGGAAATAAATTGGCTTTTAAGAAGGATCATAAAGGAAATATCGAGTATTTTTATTATTCAAATCCAAAAAGTTTGGATTTTGTTTCAGATGCACAAAAAATACACATGAAGCAACCTTTTTCAGATGTCCCTGCTAACAGTAAATATAAATCATATATTGATAATCTACACGCATTTGGAATCATGGGAGCAAAATCTGGAAACCGTTTTGATCCACAAGGTACCATGACCCAAGCGGAATTTGCGAATACACTTTTTCGTGCTCACGGATGGTATGGAGTTGCCTCCGTCATAGATGAAAATAAACAGAAGATGATAGAAGGCATACCTAATTTTGATGCGAATGCTCCAATCACACGACAAACGGCAGCTGTTATGATCCAAAATTTAAAACAAGTGAAACCTACAAGGAAAATTACGTTAACTGGTCAAACAGATACTTGGGCAGTTGATGCAATCCGTGCATTGATTTCAACAGGAATTGTTGATCCAGACACCAAGGTTAATCAAGATGGTTCTGTAGATTTCCGTTCCAAACAGCCTTTGCTTCGTCAAGAAGCTAGTGCCTTACTTGATAAAGCTTTTGGCTACTACTCTTCACTATAA